The proteins below come from a single Xyrauchen texanus isolate HMW12.3.18 chromosome 1, RBS_HiC_50CHRs, whole genome shotgun sequence genomic window:
- the LOC127639426 gene encoding zinc finger protein 821-like isoform X1, protein MSRRKQTNPFKVNWPFHTTGLVGPQHTFEMDSRDDLIEDGECHGNNSQDPEEQDSSSDDGDSDFDKDDSSNASADDSMMSHKSSGYHMQHDDVKEESEEGTDQGSGYVCPLCSLEFSSPDQLVAHVYQHTAVGGCKSYVCPVCGRALSSPGSLGRHILIHSEDRLSNCAVCGTRFTDTNNFNREKLKEFLNTSSIEINSDGEACSMSNSLPRSPMTNPGTNPGPALNSLPDGLLSSAPPLPSLSESLSPCNTGLPPLPDILNPMPVYPAGVLLVCNSCVAYQQLVDAQSPSMRKWAIRRKSEPVEVRMQRLERERTAKKTKRAFETPEEREMRRLRDRESKRMQRMQESDEQRARRLQRDREAMRFKRANETPEKRQARLIREREAKRLKRRLEKIDPSLRNQIEHDPAAMAALTADMNLFQFSFPMSVPSMDNGLFMKLP, encoded by the exons ATGTCAAGACGAAAACAGACCAACCCTTTCAAAGTGAATT GGCCTTTTCACACAACTGGGTTGGTAGGACCACAGCACACTTTTGAGATGGATTCTCGAGATGACTTAATTGAGGACGGTGAATGCCATGGCAACAACTCACAGGACCCTGAAGAGCAAGACAGTTCAAGTG ACGATGGTGACAGTGATTTTGATAAAGACGACTCATCAAATGCGTCTGCTGATGACAGCATGATGAGTCATAAAAGCAGCGGTTACCACATGCAACACGATGACGTCAAGGAG GAGAGCGAGGAGGGAACAGACCAGGGAAGCGGTTATGTGTGTCCTCTTTGTTCCTTGGAGTTCAGTAGCCCAGATCAGCTCGTCGCACATGTCTACCAG CACACAGCAGTGGGTGGCTGTAAAAGTTATGTCTGTCCTGTTTGTGGACGAGCTCTCAGCTCTCCGGGCTCTCTTGGTCGCCATATTCTCATCCACTCAGAGGACCGCCTGTCCAATTGTGCAGTGTGTGGCACTCGCTTCACAGACACCAACAACTTCAACAG GGAAAAGTTGAAGGAATTCCTCAACACGAGCAGTATAGAGATCAACAGTGATGGTGAGGCCTGCTCCATGTCCAACTCCCTACCTAGAAGCCCCATGACAAACCCCGGCACCAATCCTGGTCCTGCACTGAATTCATTGCCAGACGGCCTCCTCTCTTCTGCACCTCCTCTTCCCTCACTCTCTGAAAGCCTCAGTCCATGCAACACGGGTCTTCCACCTCTTCCAGACATTCTGAACCCAATGCCCGTGTACCCGGCTGGGGTTCTGTTGGTGTGCAACAGCTGCGTAGCTTATCAGCAACTTGTGGATGCCCAGTCTCCATCCATGAGAAAGTGGGCAATCCGTAGGAAGAGCGAGCCTGTGGAGGTGCGGATGCAGCGGCTAGAACGCGAGCGAACGGCCAAAAAGACCAAACGGGCTTTCGAGACACCAGAGGAGCGTGAAATGCGCCGCTTACGAGACCGCGAGTCGAAGCGGATGCAACGGATGCAGGAGTCTGATGAGCAGCGTGCACGCCGTCTACAGCGCGACCGGGAGGCCATGCGATTCAAACGGGCGAATGAAACGCCAGAGAAGAGACAGGCACGCTTAATTCGTGAAAGGGAAGCTAAGAGGCTAAAGAGACGTCTGGAGAAGATTGACCCATCACTGCGAAACCAGATCGAGCATGATCCTGCGGCAATGGCAGCTCTGACTGCTGACATGAATCTATTCCAGTTTTCCTTCCCCATGTCTGTTCCTTCCATGGACAATGGCCTGTTCATGAAGCTGCCATAA
- the LOC127639426 gene encoding zinc finger protein 821-like isoform X2 — MDSRDDLIEDGECHGNNSQDPEEQDSSSDDGDSDFDKDDSSNASADDSMMSHKSSGYHMQHDDVKEESEEGTDQGSGYVCPLCSLEFSSPDQLVAHVYQHTAVGGCKSYVCPVCGRALSSPGSLGRHILIHSEDRLSNCAVCGTRFTDTNNFNREKLKEFLNTSSIEINSDGEACSMSNSLPRSPMTNPGTNPGPALNSLPDGLLSSAPPLPSLSESLSPCNTGLPPLPDILNPMPVYPAGVLLVCNSCVAYQQLVDAQSPSMRKWAIRRKSEPVEVRMQRLERERTAKKTKRAFETPEEREMRRLRDRESKRMQRMQESDEQRARRLQRDREAMRFKRANETPEKRQARLIREREAKRLKRRLEKIDPSLRNQIEHDPAAMAALTADMNLFQFSFPMSVPSMDNGLFMKLP, encoded by the exons ATGGATTCTCGAGATGACTTAATTGAGGACGGTGAATGCCATGGCAACAACTCACAGGACCCTGAAGAGCAAGACAGTTCAAGTG ACGATGGTGACAGTGATTTTGATAAAGACGACTCATCAAATGCGTCTGCTGATGACAGCATGATGAGTCATAAAAGCAGCGGTTACCACATGCAACACGATGACGTCAAGGAG GAGAGCGAGGAGGGAACAGACCAGGGAAGCGGTTATGTGTGTCCTCTTTGTTCCTTGGAGTTCAGTAGCCCAGATCAGCTCGTCGCACATGTCTACCAG CACACAGCAGTGGGTGGCTGTAAAAGTTATGTCTGTCCTGTTTGTGGACGAGCTCTCAGCTCTCCGGGCTCTCTTGGTCGCCATATTCTCATCCACTCAGAGGACCGCCTGTCCAATTGTGCAGTGTGTGGCACTCGCTTCACAGACACCAACAACTTCAACAG GGAAAAGTTGAAGGAATTCCTCAACACGAGCAGTATAGAGATCAACAGTGATGGTGAGGCCTGCTCCATGTCCAACTCCCTACCTAGAAGCCCCATGACAAACCCCGGCACCAATCCTGGTCCTGCACTGAATTCATTGCCAGACGGCCTCCTCTCTTCTGCACCTCCTCTTCCCTCACTCTCTGAAAGCCTCAGTCCATGCAACACGGGTCTTCCACCTCTTCCAGACATTCTGAACCCAATGCCCGTGTACCCGGCTGGGGTTCTGTTGGTGTGCAACAGCTGCGTAGCTTATCAGCAACTTGTGGATGCCCAGTCTCCATCCATGAGAAAGTGGGCAATCCGTAGGAAGAGCGAGCCTGTGGAGGTGCGGATGCAGCGGCTAGAACGCGAGCGAACGGCCAAAAAGACCAAACGGGCTTTCGAGACACCAGAGGAGCGTGAAATGCGCCGCTTACGAGACCGCGAGTCGAAGCGGATGCAACGGATGCAGGAGTCTGATGAGCAGCGTGCACGCCGTCTACAGCGCGACCGGGAGGCCATGCGATTCAAACGGGCGAATGAAACGCCAGAGAAGAGACAGGCACGCTTAATTCGTGAAAGGGAAGCTAAGAGGCTAAAGAGACGTCTGGAGAAGATTGACCCATCACTGCGAAACCAGATCGAGCATGATCCTGCGGCAATGGCAGCTCTGACTGCTGACATGAATCTATTCCAGTTTTCCTTCCCCATGTCTGTTCCTTCCATGGACAATGGCCTGTTCATGAAGCTGCCATAA